Below is a window of Verrucomicrobiales bacterium DNA.
TGTAAATCGAGACTCCTAGAATGTCGGAAGGCAGGAGGTCCGGAGTAAACTGCACCCGCCGAAAGCGAGTGTTGATCGATTGAGCCAAGGCTTTGGCCAACGTGGTTTTTCCGGTCCCGGGAAAATCCTCCAACAACACATGCCCTCCGGTGAACAAGGAGGCGAAGAGTTTGCGCAGGGCCACCTCCTGCCCATGGATGACCTGGCCGATGTTCCCTACCAGGCGCTGATAAACCTCCCGAGGAGGAAGAGTCTCATTCATGCAAAACCTAGAATCCCGCCGCAACGGCACCCGACTTCATTCAATTGGACACCCGATCACCGCTTTCGTTTCGGCCATTCGTTTTGCGCCCGATGGCGCAGGGCGTGGTCCAAGAGCACGAGTGCCGTCATGGCTTCCACCATGGGCACCGCCCGGGGAAGCACACAGGGGTCATGTCGGCCCCGACCCTTGAGGGTGGTGTTATGATACTTCACATCCACTGTGTCCTGCTCATGCATTACGGTCGCCACCGGCTTGAACGCCACTCGGAAATAAATGGTTTCTCCGTTGGAGATCCCCCCCTGGACGCCTCCTGACCGGTTGGTCACCGTTCGGACCTTCCCCCCGCGCATGCGAAAGGCGTCGTTGTGCTGCCGGCCGGTCAGCTCGATGCCATCAAAACCGCTGCCGACATCAAACCCTTTGGAAGCCGGCAGGCTTAACATGGCTTTGCCCAGATCCGCTTCCAGGCGATCAAACACTGGGCTCCCCCATCCCGCAGGGACTCCGCGGGCGACGCCCCCCACTATCCCGCCGACGCTGTCACCCGCCGACCTCATCTTTTCGATCAGCCGGATCATCCGCCGTGCGGCCGCTGGATCGGGACAGCGGACGATGTTGGACTCCACTTCCTTCAAAGACACTCGATCCGCATCGACCTTTCCTTCGATCGATTGCACTTGTTTCACGAAAGCCAGGACCTCGACCCCGAATCGCTCTTGCAGGACTTTTTTGGCGATCGCTCCCGCCGCCACGCGGCCGATCGTTTCCCGCGCGCTGCTCCGTCCCCCGCCCTGCCAGTTCCGCAAGCCGTACTTGGCGAAATAGGTGTAGTCGGCATGCGAGGGGCGAAACTTGGTCGCCATTTCGCTGTAGGCTTCCGGGCGGGCATCGGTATTCGACACCATCAGGGAGATGGGAGTGCCCAAGGTGAGCCCCTCGAAGACGCCCGACAAAATGCGGACGGTATCCGCTTCCTTGCGGGGCGTGGTGATTTTCGATTGGCCGGGCCGACGCCGATCCAAGTCTGGCTGAATATCGGTCTCAGCCAGCTCGATACCCGGCGGACACCCGTCCACCACCACCCCAACACCGCCCCCGTGAGATTCACCCCAGGTGGTGATGCGAAACAAATGACCGAACGTATTCGCCATGACCACTATGGTGCTCAAGGCCTTCGGAAGATATCAATCCGAAAGGCATCATCTTTCCTCTTCCATTCCCCCCGGGACCCAGCCTATTTTCGGCCCCCAACATTTTCTTTATGGCTAAAAAG
It encodes the following:
- the aroC gene encoding chorismate synthase gives rise to the protein MANTFGHLFRITTWGESHGGGVGVVVDGCPPGIELAETDIQPDLDRRRPGQSKITTPRKEADTVRILSGVFEGLTLGTPISLMVSNTDARPEAYSEMATKFRPSHADYTYFAKYGLRNWQGGGRSSARETIGRVAAGAIAKKVLQERFGVEVLAFVKQVQSIEGKVDADRVSLKEVESNIVRCPDPAAARRMIRLIEKMRSAGDSVGGIVGGVARGVPAGWGSPVFDRLEADLGKAMLSLPASKGFDVGSGFDGIELTGRQHNDAFRMRGGKVRTVTNRSGGVQGGISNGETIYFRVAFKPVATVMHEQDTVDVKYHNTTLKGRGRHDPCVLPRAVPMVEAMTALVLLDHALRHRAQNEWPKRKR